From one Thalassospira lucentensis genomic stretch:
- a CDS encoding alpha/beta hydrolase, translated as MDLLTDKTASLSFFPGFRRLDVTVDDVRFAGVIGGNGAPLLLLHGYPQTHIAWRKIAHDLARSWTLIIPDLPGYGASQIGTTKPRWTKQRVARSLTALMQHLGYQKFAVVGHDRGARAGFRLALDYPDLVTAFSSLAVVPVLDAMSAVDHQFAARNFHWFFLSQPAGLPEKLLAAAPDAFIEHSLATMANGLENIEPQALAIYREAFRNPKVRHAICEDYRAAMNEDMDLDRIDRTSGKKLLCPVQVLWPTSDPRNTAETQIEIWSQWANDVTGMTIHAGHLLPEESPQAVIAALRSFLPIRV; from the coding sequence ATGGATTTACTCACCGATAAAACGGCATCCCTATCTTTTTTCCCCGGCTTTCGACGGCTGGATGTTACGGTTGATGATGTTCGGTTTGCTGGCGTAATTGGCGGAAATGGCGCGCCATTGCTGCTCTTGCACGGCTATCCTCAGACCCATATCGCATGGCGAAAAATCGCTCATGATCTTGCGCGCTCATGGACACTTATCATTCCTGATTTGCCAGGATATGGCGCAAGTCAGATCGGCACCACAAAGCCACGCTGGACAAAACAACGTGTGGCCCGGTCCCTGACGGCCTTGATGCAGCACCTTGGATATCAGAAGTTTGCGGTTGTCGGGCATGACCGCGGGGCACGTGCAGGATTTCGTCTTGCTCTGGATTACCCGGATTTGGTGACGGCCTTCTCGTCCCTTGCGGTTGTTCCGGTGCTTGACGCAATGTCTGCTGTTGATCACCAATTCGCCGCCAGGAATTTCCATTGGTTTTTCCTGTCACAACCAGCAGGTTTACCTGAAAAACTTCTGGCAGCAGCACCCGATGCCTTCATCGAACACAGCTTGGCCACAATGGCCAACGGTCTTGAGAATATCGAGCCACAGGCACTTGCCATCTATCGCGAAGCCTTTCGCAATCCCAAAGTACGTCACGCCATTTGCGAGGACTACCGGGCAGCAATGAACGAAGATATGGACCTTGACCGGATCGACAGAACAAGCGGTAAAAAGCTCTTATGCCCGGTCCAGGTCCTATGGCCAACGAGTGATCCCCGAAACACGGCCGAGACCCAAATCGAAATATGGTCGCAGTGGGCTAACGACGTCACGGGAATGACGATCCACGCAGGACACTTATTACCTGAAGAATCTCCACAGGCAGTCATTGCCGCCCTGCGCAGCTTCCTGCCGATCCGCGTCTAA
- a CDS encoding alpha/beta hydrolase — translation MAMNRRDLIKNAGMMGMLGMASAVAAPAKAADASEGLVGKGASKFILVHGAFHGGWCYGRVAALLRKAGHQVWTPSLSGMAENAHQFSGSINLSTHIEDIVRLIDAEDIDDAVLCGHSYGGMVIAGVADKRLKAIRSIVYLDAFMPADGQSLFDLDAPGAVQAHLNSAANNGGHTIPPIPSSIFRVNEADQAYVDSKCTAQPLATFSERIKLGGDYQRVAKKTFVYAEGWKDISPFGGAYEKAKTDSGFVTHKVPCGHDVMIDMPDHLAKILVDAV, via the coding sequence ATGGCGATGAACAGGCGCGACCTGATCAAGAATGCCGGCATGATGGGCATGCTGGGAATGGCATCAGCGGTTGCTGCACCCGCAAAAGCTGCGGATGCCTCTGAAGGACTTGTCGGCAAGGGGGCTTCGAAGTTCATTCTGGTGCATGGTGCGTTTCATGGGGGATGGTGTTATGGCCGAGTTGCCGCGCTTTTGCGCAAGGCGGGGCATCAGGTTTGGACGCCTTCATTAAGTGGTATGGCCGAGAATGCGCATCAATTTTCCGGATCGATCAATCTTTCGACCCATATCGAGGATATTGTTCGTCTGATTGATGCTGAAGACATTGATGATGCCGTGTTGTGCGGGCATTCCTATGGTGGAATGGTGATTGCCGGTGTCGCGGATAAACGGCTAAAAGCGATCCGCTCGATTGTTTATCTGGATGCTTTCATGCCAGCTGATGGACAGTCGTTATTTGATCTTGATGCGCCGGGTGCCGTGCAAGCTCATTTGAACAGTGCCGCCAATAATGGCGGCCATACAATCCCGCCTATACCGTCTTCGATCTTTCGGGTGAACGAGGCCGATCAGGCCTATGTGGACAGCAAATGCACCGCGCAGCCGCTTGCGACATTCAGCGAGCGCATAAAACTTGGTGGCGATTATCAAAGGGTTGCGAAAAAAACATTCGTCTATGCCGAGGGATGGAAGGATATTTCGCCGTTTGGCGGTGCTTACGAAAAGGCAAAGACAGATTCCGGTTTTGTGACGCATAAAGTGCCGTGCGGGCATGATGTCATGATCGATATGCCTGATCATTTGGCAAAGATTTTGGTTGATGCCGTATAG
- a CDS encoding TetR/AcrR family transcriptional regulator: MPVNSLPFWGVLYLVTTMNKQPVSRRKGPRSFDRDEAVKTAMHLFWRHGYEAVSINDLTRAIGIAPPSLYSAFGNKAGLFREALELYDGLPGALDGLTEAATLEDAISGLLHRAVEVITDPAREAGCMISTGMLEYGADHADIAASISMRRSQMQSRIAETLNRWLDKKTANAKAFYLATVMQGMSVQARDGVARSDLKQMINEVLAGLRL, encoded by the coding sequence TTGCCCGTCAATTCCTTGCCTTTTTGGGGTGTCTTGTATTTAGTGACAACCATGAATAAACAACCAGTATCCAGACGGAAAGGCCCCCGCAGTTTTGATCGCGATGAAGCGGTCAAAACTGCCATGCACCTTTTCTGGCGTCATGGATATGAAGCCGTTTCGATCAATGATCTGACACGGGCAATCGGTATTGCGCCGCCCAGTTTATACAGCGCGTTTGGCAACAAGGCCGGATTATTCCGCGAGGCTCTAGAGCTTTATGATGGGTTGCCCGGTGCGCTTGATGGTCTGACCGAAGCGGCGACACTTGAGGATGCGATCAGTGGATTGCTGCACCGGGCGGTAGAGGTGATTACAGATCCCGCACGTGAAGCAGGCTGCATGATTTCTACGGGAATGCTCGAATATGGGGCGGATCACGCGGATATTGCGGCGTCTATATCCATGCGACGAAGTCAGATGCAATCACGTATTGCAGAAACGCTAAACCGTTGGCTCGACAAGAAAACGGCGAATGCCAAGGCGTTTTATTTAGCCACCGTCATGCAGGGAATGTCGGTGCAGGCTCGTGATGGTGTTGCACGTTCTGATCTTAAGCAGATGATAAATGAGGTACTGGCCGGTTTGCGCTTGTAA
- a CDS encoding ABC transporter permease: MMEFLSSTFTSYVALVPVTLAQSLILAFVVMGIMIPFRTLHFPDLTSEGAYPLGGCVAGVLIAAGINPALAIVAALLCGFAAGCCTALIHLRFRIHTLLAGILMMTMLYSINLRIMGKSNLSIFGTGSVFDWAPFVTPGFPAAKIIIAGIIGAAVFVALNWFFKTEKGTAMRAVGANPAMAEAQGISVWVSTIGGVGLASAFSATSGALMVQSQGFADVNMGLGILINGLAALMIGEAIVGKHSVFRQLLAPFVGAIIYYQLVSLCLAAGMPPPDLKLATGLFVLAMLALPSLKRGRGGAPAREKFRE, encoded by the coding sequence ATGATGGAATTCCTTTCTTCGACCTTCACAAGCTATGTGGCACTGGTCCCGGTAACATTGGCACAAAGCCTGATCCTGGCGTTTGTGGTCATGGGCATCATGATCCCGTTCCGCACCCTGCATTTCCCCGACCTCACCAGCGAAGGCGCCTATCCGCTGGGCGGCTGTGTTGCCGGGGTTCTGATTGCCGCCGGAATCAATCCGGCCCTGGCGATCGTCGCCGCTCTTCTGTGCGGTTTTGCTGCTGGTTGCTGTACCGCGCTCATCCATCTGCGGTTCCGCATCCACACGCTTCTGGCCGGGATCCTGATGATGACGATGCTTTACAGCATCAATCTGCGCATCATGGGTAAATCGAACCTGTCGATCTTTGGCACCGGTTCGGTATTTGACTGGGCACCCTTCGTCACGCCGGGCTTCCCGGCGGCCAAAATCATCATTGCCGGGATCATCGGGGCTGCGGTGTTTGTGGCGCTTAACTGGTTCTTTAAAACCGAAAAGGGCACGGCGATGCGCGCGGTCGGCGCCAACCCGGCCATGGCAGAGGCCCAAGGCATTTCCGTCTGGGTTTCAACCATCGGCGGCGTTGGCCTCGCCAGTGCCTTTTCGGCCACCAGCGGCGCGCTTATGGTCCAGTCACAGGGCTTTGCCGATGTGAATATGGGCCTTGGCATCCTGATCAATGGCTTGGCCGCACTCATGATCGGCGAGGCAATTGTTGGCAAACACAGCGTCTTCCGACAGCTCCTCGCCCCGTTTGTCGGCGCGATCATCTATTATCAGCTGGTGTCGCTCTGCCTGGCCGCCGGTATGCCCCCGCCCGATCTGAAACTGGCAACCGGGCTTTTCGTTCTCGCCATGCTGGCCCTGCCCAGCCTCAAACGTGGCCGCGGCGGTGCCCCGGCCCGCGAAAAGTTCCGCGAATGA
- a CDS encoding ABC transporter ATP-binding protein, whose product MLEIRSARKTFYKGQPDEKVALDDLSLTLQTGEFGVVIGSNGAGKSTMLNAVSGAMPLDRGQILINGDDVTNTPVHKRAMRIARVFQDPMLGTAASMTVAENMLLAELRSKSRTFARGLNAKRLADYKERLSILGLGLENRLDTRVELLSGGQRQSLSLIMAVGGSPDLLLLDEHTAALDPRTADLVMGATVRAVDALKLTTLMVTHNMQHAVDYGHRVIMLDAGKVKLQIGGEEKADVTVAKLIDHFSVKSDAMLLGA is encoded by the coding sequence ATGCTTGAAATCCGGTCTGCACGAAAAACCTTTTACAAAGGCCAGCCCGACGAAAAAGTCGCGCTTGATGATCTTTCGCTGACACTTCAAACCGGCGAATTCGGTGTTGTCATCGGCTCCAACGGGGCAGGCAAAAGCACGATGCTAAACGCCGTTTCCGGCGCGATGCCCCTTGATCGCGGCCAGATCCTGATCAATGGCGATGATGTCACCAACACGCCCGTGCATAAACGCGCCATGCGCATTGCCCGTGTGTTTCAGGACCCGATGTTGGGTACTGCTGCCAGCATGACGGTTGCCGAAAACATGCTTCTGGCCGAACTGCGCAGCAAAAGCCGCACCTTTGCCCGTGGGCTTAATGCCAAACGTCTTGCTGATTACAAGGAACGCCTGTCAATCCTGGGTCTTGGCCTTGAAAACCGGCTTGATACCCGCGTTGAACTGCTTTCGGGCGGGCAACGTCAATCGCTGTCGCTCATCATGGCGGTCGGCGGATCGCCCGATCTTCTGCTGCTCGATGAACATACCGCCGCCCTTGATCCGCGCACTGCCGATCTTGTCATGGGGGCAACCGTGCGCGCCGTTGATGCGCTTAAACTCACCACGCTGATGGTCACCCATAACATGCAGCACGCGGTTGATTACGGCCACCGCGTCATCATGCTGGACGCGGGCAAGGTCAAACTGCAAATCGGCGGCGAAGAAAAGGCCGATGTCACGGTGGCAAAGCTGATCGATCATTTCTCGGTCAAATCCGATGCCATGTTGCTGGGGGCCTGA
- a CDS encoding ABC transporter substrate-binding protein, with protein MKIFKSGPLSGLLIAGAMLGAIGTASAEPIRVGIANFGEHPQLNAAIAGFKEGMESGGFAEGTDVVYSESHTNFDASLVPQMIAKLQAENPKLIFTVTTPVSQIAKKALAGSGIPIVFSAVTDPVAAKLVPSWEAGDEGMTGASDLQDIDAVLEFTKLLLPNAKRLALPYNPGEANDVALLEKVQELAPAHFLEVVPVGIDNVNDIQQRITSVAGKADVIYAPASNLIQPAIAAVSAAARQIGVPIVNSDSSAVANGTVPASFSVDYAQVGLSAGIIAAEILNGKDAASIAPSKPSYVNHEPLISKKAADAFGITIPEALANCGCVVE; from the coding sequence ATGAAAATCTTCAAATCCGGTCCGCTTTCCGGTCTTCTGATTGCTGGCGCGATGCTGGGGGCCATCGGCACCGCATCTGCCGAACCGATCAGGGTCGGCATTGCCAATTTCGGTGAACATCCGCAGCTGAACGCCGCCATCGCCGGTTTCAAGGAAGGCATGGAAAGCGGCGGCTTTGCCGAGGGAACCGACGTTGTCTATTCCGAAAGCCACACCAATTTTGATGCGTCTCTGGTCCCCCAGATGATCGCCAAATTGCAGGCCGAAAATCCCAAACTGATCTTTACCGTCACCACCCCGGTTTCCCAGATCGCCAAAAAAGCCTTGGCCGGATCGGGCATTCCGATTGTGTTTTCCGCCGTGACCGACCCGGTCGCTGCCAAGCTGGTCCCGTCGTGGGAAGCCGGTGACGAAGGCATGACCGGTGCATCGGACTTGCAGGATATCGACGCGGTTCTGGAATTCACCAAACTGCTGTTGCCGAATGCCAAACGTCTTGCCCTGCCCTATAACCCGGGCGAAGCCAATGACGTCGCCCTGCTTGAAAAGGTGCAGGAACTGGCTCCGGCACACTTCCTTGAAGTCGTTCCGGTCGGCATTGATAACGTCAATGATATCCAGCAGCGCATCACGTCGGTCGCTGGCAAGGCCGATGTCATCTATGCCCCGGCATCAAACCTGATCCAGCCAGCAATTGCCGCGGTTTCGGCGGCTGCACGCCAGATCGGCGTTCCGATTGTCAATTCCGATAGCTCGGCCGTTGCCAATGGCACCGTGCCTGCCAGCTTCTCGGTCGATTATGCGCAGGTCGGTTTAAGTGCCGGCATCATTGCGGCGGAAATCCTCAATGGCAAGGACGCGGCATCCATCGCACCGTCCAAACCATCCTATGTCAATCACGAGCCACTGATTTCGAAAAAAGCCGCCGATGCCTTTGGCATCACCATTCCCGAGGCACTCGCCAATTGCGGCTGCGTCGTCGAATAA
- a CDS encoding AraC family transcriptional regulator — protein sequence MTNALLTAVRSWLDTRAIDSGLAQTPIPGLTTIRSVTPSGLDYAISRPLVCLILQGSKQVALGNRTFTLRPGDTLLITADVPTVSQITDASSDAPYMSLVLDLDPSVIADLSLQMGTPPQSDDAAVIVAPTDAEVADTALRLMRLLDRPDAVPMLHQSLIRELHYWLLTSPHGTAIRQLGWPDSHTQRVARAVAILREEFSKPLPVDRLAATAGMSPSSFYQHFKTVTSLSPRQFQKQLRLIEARRLIMAEGMTASSAAYDVGYESVSQFTREYRRMFGVPPATDRDMAREQSPASMAAE from the coding sequence ATGACAAACGCGCTTCTCACCGCGGTCCGGTCATGGCTTGATACCCGCGCCATCGACAGCGGACTGGCCCAGACACCCATTCCCGGCCTGACGACCATCCGGTCCGTCACGCCAAGCGGGCTGGATTATGCCATCTCGCGCCCGCTGGTTTGCCTGATCCTTCAGGGCAGCAAACAGGTTGCCCTTGGCAATCGGACCTTCACCCTGCGCCCGGGTGATACCCTTCTGATCACGGCCGATGTCCCGACCGTAAGCCAGATCACCGATGCCAGTTCCGATGCGCCCTATATGTCGCTGGTGCTTGATCTTGATCCATCGGTCATTGCCGACCTGTCATTGCAGATGGGCACCCCGCCGCAAAGCGATGATGCCGCCGTCATTGTCGCCCCCACCGATGCCGAGGTCGCCGATACCGCCCTTCGCCTGATGCGTCTGCTTGATCGTCCCGATGCCGTTCCGATGCTCCATCAATCCCTGATCCGCGAATTGCATTACTGGCTTCTGACCAGCCCGCATGGCACTGCCATCCGCCAGCTTGGCTGGCCCGACAGCCATACCCAGCGCGTGGCACGTGCGGTCGCCATCCTGCGCGAAGAATTCAGCAAACCCCTGCCGGTGGACCGGCTTGCCGCAACTGCGGGCATGAGCCCGTCCTCGTTTTACCAGCATTTCAAAACCGTAACCTCGCTGTCCCCGCGACAGTTTCAAAAACAGCTCCGCCTGATCGAGGCGCGCCGCCTGATCATGGCCGAAGGCATGACCGCAAGCAGTGCCGCCTATGATGTCGGCTATGAAAGCGTGTCGCAGTTCACACGCGAATATCGCCGCATGTTTGGCGTGCCGCCGGCCACCGACCGCGATATGGCGCGGGAACAATCGCCTGCATCCATGGCCGCCGAATAA
- a CDS encoding SDR family NAD(P)-dependent oxidoreductase, with translation MTKISIVTGSSRGLGRNTALAIARHGGDVIVTYHSRSDDADAVVSEIKAMGRKALALKLDVADISSFAGFAENLRTGLRDVWGREMFDHLVNNAGHGDMASIAETTEAQFDKLVDVHFKGVFFLTQALLPLIADGGRIVNLSSGLTKGAFPGFSAYSAVKGAVEVLSLYMAKEFGARGIAVNTVAPGAIETDFLGGAVRDTPDLNKVFAEMTALGRVGVPDDIGPMIASLLSEDNRWVNAQRIEVSGGQGI, from the coding sequence ATGACCAAGATTTCAATTGTAACCGGTTCCAGCCGTGGCCTTGGCCGCAATACCGCCCTTGCCATTGCCCGCCACGGCGGGGATGTAATCGTGACCTATCACAGCCGATCTGACGATGCCGATGCAGTGGTTTCGGAGATTAAGGCAATGGGGCGGAAGGCATTGGCCCTGAAGCTTGATGTTGCTGACATTTCCAGCTTTGCCGGTTTTGCCGAAAATCTGCGCACCGGATTGCGCGACGTCTGGGGCCGGGAAATGTTTGACCATCTTGTCAACAATGCCGGTCATGGCGACATGGCATCGATTGCCGAAACCACCGAGGCACAGTTCGACAAGCTGGTTGATGTGCATTTCAAAGGGGTTTTCTTCTTAACGCAGGCTTTGTTGCCGCTGATTGCCGATGGCGGGCGGATCGTGAACCTGTCTTCGGGGCTGACCAAGGGGGCATTCCCCGGATTTTCCGCCTATTCGGCGGTCAAGGGCGCGGTCGAGGTGCTGAGCCTTTATATGGCCAAGGAATTTGGGGCACGCGGCATTGCGGTCAATACGGTCGCCCCGGGCGCGATTGAAACCGACTTCCTTGGCGGTGCGGTGCGCGATACCCCGGATCTGAACAAGGTATTTGCCGAAATGACGGCACTTGGCCGGGTGGGCGTGCCTGATGATATCGGACCGATGATCGCCAGCCTGCTGTCAGAAGACAATCGGTGGGTCAATGCCCAGCGGATCGAGGTTTCCGGCGGGCAGGGTATCTAA
- a CDS encoding VOC family protein: MPITCNRVVIYTKKIDEMIRFYGDLFVYRAIRQEDDRIVELRPATDGLILMLHPAGKGQKEGQSLVKLVFDVKNVEVFRKQLVAHGVDVGPIHQADGYQFANMKDPSGNSVSISSRAFAVGS, from the coding sequence ATGCCAATCACCTGCAACCGGGTCGTTATTTACACAAAAAAAATCGATGAAATGATTCGCTTCTATGGCGATCTTTTCGTCTATCGCGCGATCCGTCAAGAAGACGACCGCATTGTCGAACTGCGCCCGGCAACAGATGGACTGATCCTGATGCTACATCCTGCGGGCAAAGGACAGAAAGAAGGCCAGTCCCTCGTCAAACTGGTCTTTGACGTCAAGAATGTTGAAGTCTTCCGCAAACAACTGGTTGCCCACGGCGTTGATGTCGGCCCGATCCATCAGGCGGATGGCTATCAGTTCGCCAATATGAAAGACCCGTCCGGAAATTCGGTTTCGATTTCCAGCCGGGCCTTTGCAGTCGGTTCCTGA
- a CDS encoding TetR/AcrR family transcriptional regulator, with amino-acid sequence MSETSETQGKQSSRGFARRRAMMDAAWQLLLEKGFSGVTLNDVISRSGGSRTTLYEAFGGKDGLLTAVMTERCMEFSAELHISLESNLPPRDALTDFAFKLSTKILTEEAVRFTQILFSEGQHFIPMVEKFLEVGPESTRKRLANYLKRQNDLGNLVIDDPDHYAEIFDAMIVGDWQNQVMKMISPPKLSEEEITIRVKRAVDVFLCGVTVESKRDKIGCTTD; translated from the coding sequence ATGAGCGAAACGTCAGAAACCCAAGGAAAACAATCCAGTCGCGGCTTCGCACGGCGACGCGCGATGATGGATGCTGCATGGCAGCTTCTGTTGGAAAAAGGTTTCTCTGGCGTTACGCTAAATGACGTAATTTCTCGATCCGGTGGCTCACGTACAACTCTTTACGAGGCATTTGGCGGAAAGGATGGGCTGCTGACAGCCGTCATGACAGAACGGTGCATGGAATTTTCCGCGGAATTGCATATTTCGCTGGAATCCAATCTCCCTCCTCGTGACGCTTTGACGGACTTCGCCTTTAAACTATCGACCAAGATACTAACCGAGGAAGCCGTTCGCTTCACGCAGATTCTGTTCTCCGAAGGACAGCATTTCATACCAATGGTTGAGAAGTTCCTGGAAGTCGGCCCCGAAAGCACGCGAAAACGCCTTGCAAACTACCTGAAACGCCAGAACGACCTTGGCAATCTTGTCATCGACGACCCCGATCATTACGCCGAAATCTTCGATGCAATGATTGTTGGCGACTGGCAGAATCAGGTCATGAAAATGATCTCTCCGCCCAAACTCAGCGAGGAAGAGATCACAATAAGGGTCAAACGCGCCGTCGACGTCTTCCTGTGTGGCGTGACCGTCGAAAGCAAGCGCGACAAAATCGGCTGCACCACCGACTGA
- a CDS encoding efflux RND transporter periplasmic adaptor subunit, whose product MRSCLKLAGVAVLALMVAACDEQKEAQQSDASAQQQPQATPVGTVTLEAQTVGLIEEMPGRTVAFRKAAVRPQVDGIIKERNFTEGAFVEAGQQLYMIDQAVYMAELDAAQAELARQRATLDQTTKTRKRYESLVKTQAVSEQTFDDAIAAEAQAKAAVAAARAQVDQARINVEYTTVTAPISGQISASDVTEGALVTTNQTDALTTITQLDPIYVDVTQAGGRLMKIKQAIQNGRIQGVEDGKIEVSLIIDATGVEYPHTGTLQFSDVSVNETTGTIRLRAVFPNPDGVLLPGMFVRGQVRQGKLEGAFLIPQKAVMRRPDGSAYVYTIGDGKVVSKDIQIEQSQGENWLVTDGVEDGEQLIVDGIQRIAPGAPVTGQPVETANAAQGAAQGSAQ is encoded by the coding sequence ATGCGATCTTGTTTGAAACTTGCAGGCGTTGCTGTGCTTGCATTGATGGTTGCGGCCTGTGATGAGCAGAAAGAAGCGCAACAGTCGGATGCCAGCGCACAGCAGCAGCCACAGGCAACGCCGGTTGGTACCGTGACGCTTGAAGCGCAGACCGTCGGTCTGATCGAGGAAATGCCGGGTCGTACCGTTGCCTTCCGCAAGGCTGCCGTGCGCCCGCAGGTCGATGGTATCATCAAGGAACGCAACTTTACCGAAGGCGCGTTTGTTGAAGCCGGTCAGCAGCTTTATATGATTGATCAGGCCGTTTACATGGCGGAACTTGACGCGGCACAGGCGGAACTTGCCCGGCAGCGTGCGACCCTTGATCAGACGACCAAAACCCGCAAGCGTTACGAAAGCCTTGTGAAAACCCAGGCGGTTTCCGAGCAGACCTTTGACGACGCGATTGCCGCAGAAGCGCAGGCGAAAGCGGCAGTTGCCGCCGCACGTGCACAGGTCGACCAGGCACGTATCAATGTCGAATACACCACCGTAACCGCCCCGATTTCGGGCCAGATCAGTGCATCGGATGTGACCGAAGGTGCACTTGTGACGACCAACCAGACGGATGCGCTGACCACGATCACGCAGCTTGATCCGATCTATGTCGATGTGACGCAGGCCGGTGGCCGGTTGATGAAGATCAAACAGGCGATCCAGAACGGCCGCATCCAGGGTGTTGAAGACGGCAAGATCGAGGTTTCCCTGATTATTGATGCGACCGGTGTTGAATATCCGCATACCGGGACGTTGCAGTTTTCCGACGTATCGGTGAACGAAACCACCGGAACGATCCGCCTGCGCGCGGTATTCCCGAACCCGGATGGCGTGCTGCTGCCGGGCATGTTCGTGCGCGGACAGGTGCGTCAGGGCAAGCTTGAAGGGGCCTTCCTTATCCCCCAGAAGGCGGTTATGCGCCGCCCGGATGGCTCGGCCTATGTCTATACCATTGGGGATGGCAAGGTTGTTTCAAAGGATATCCAGATCGAACAGTCGCAAGGCGAGAACTGGCTGGTGACGGATGGTGTCGAGGACGGCGAACAGCTGATCGTCGATGGCATTCAGCGTATTGCACCGGGTGCACCGGTGACGGGACAGCCTGTCGAGACCGCGAATGCCGCCCAGGGTGCCGCCCAAGGTTCAGCCCAGTAA